In Streptomyces sp. NBC_01408, one DNA window encodes the following:
- a CDS encoding DUF6542 domain-containing protein yields MPRPRLTGLGGGLFACAAMMLAGGIAWLLFGSSLFVYGLLFVPVAAATALWIRPADLITAPISVPIAFAAGVWPISGGSGGFGGQLMGLVSALSLHAGWLYAGTLAAALIVVVRKAVLIGRRRLPRRAAPTS; encoded by the coding sequence ATGCCCCGGCCCCGGCTGACGGGCCTCGGTGGCGGGCTCTTCGCGTGCGCCGCCATGATGCTGGCGGGCGGGATCGCCTGGCTGCTCTTCGGCTCCTCGCTCTTCGTCTACGGGCTGCTCTTCGTGCCCGTGGCCGCCGCCACCGCGCTCTGGATCCGGCCCGCCGACCTGATCACCGCGCCGATCAGCGTCCCCATCGCCTTCGCCGCCGGGGTGTGGCCCATCTCCGGCGGTTCCGGCGGCTTCGGCGGGCAGCTCATGGGCCTGGTGTCGGCCCTGTCGCTGCACGCCGGCTGGCTGTACGCGGGCACGCTGGCCGCCGCGCTGATCGTCGTCGTCCGCAAGGCCGTGCTGATCGGCCGGCGGCGGCTCCCCCGCAGGGCCGCCCCGACCTCCTAG
- the ppgK gene encoding polyphosphate--glucose phosphotransferase produces MQIFGVDIGGSGIKGAPVDLDRGDLAQERHKVLTPQPATPDGVAGCVVEVVRHFGWDGPVGLTFPGVVTGGVTRTAANMDKAWIGVDTAGLLSRRLDGQPVTVLNDADAAGVAEMTYGAGRGRAGTVILLTLGTGIGSALFTDGQLVPNTELGHLELKGHDAETRASVKAKEDGDLTWERWAHRVQRYLAHVEMLFSPDLFIIGGGVSRKPEKFLPLIEGIRAEIVPAKLQNNAGIVGAAMAARGTPPA; encoded by the coding sequence ATGCAGATCTTCGGCGTGGACATCGGCGGATCCGGGATCAAGGGCGCTCCCGTGGACCTGGACCGTGGCGACCTGGCGCAAGAGCGCCACAAAGTACTGACACCGCAGCCGGCCACCCCCGACGGGGTGGCCGGCTGCGTCGTCGAGGTGGTGCGCCACTTCGGCTGGGACGGCCCGGTCGGGCTCACCTTCCCGGGCGTGGTCACGGGCGGGGTCACGCGTACGGCGGCCAACATGGACAAGGCGTGGATCGGCGTCGACACGGCCGGCCTGCTCTCGCGCCGCCTGGACGGGCAGCCCGTCACGGTCCTCAACGACGCGGACGCGGCGGGCGTCGCGGAGATGACGTACGGGGCCGGGCGCGGGCGGGCCGGCACGGTCATCCTGCTCACGCTGGGCACGGGCATCGGCAGCGCCCTGTTCACGGACGGGCAGCTGGTCCCGAACACGGAGCTGGGCCACCTGGAGCTGAAGGGCCACGACGCGGAGACGCGTGCCTCGGTCAAGGCCAAGGAGGACGGGGACCTCACCTGGGAGCGCTGGGCGCACCGGGTGCAGAGGTACCTCGCCCACGTGGAGATGCTCTTCTCCCCGGACCTCTTCATCATCGGCGGCGGCGTCAGCCGCAAACCGGAGAAGTTCCTCCCGCTGATCGAGGGCATCCGGGCCGAGATCGTCCCGGCGAAGCTCCAGAACAACGCGGGCATCGTGGGCGCGGCGATGGCGGCGCGCGGGACGCCCCCGGCGTAG
- a CDS encoding 4-hydroxy-3-methylbut-2-enyl diphosphate reductase has protein sequence MTASVPADAAAAAPRRVLLAAPRGYCAGVDRAVIAVEKALEQYGAPVYVRHEIVHNKYVVQTLEKKGAIFVERTEEVPEGSIVMFSAHGVAPVVHEEAARGKLATIDATCPLVTKVHKEAIRYATEDFDILLIGHEGHEEVIGTSGEAPDHITIVDGPHDVAKVEVRDESKVVWLSQTTLSVDETMETVDALKTKFPLLVSPPSDDICYATSNRQAAVKVMGADSDLVIVVGSKNSSNSIRLVEVALDAGARAAYLVDFASEIDEAWLDGVTTVGLTSGASVPEVLVEEVLEWLAQRGYADVEIVKTAEESIVFSLPKELRRDLRAEAAELVADK, from the coding sequence ATGACTGCTTCCGTCCCCGCTGATGCTGCCGCTGCTGCTCCCCGCCGTGTCCTGCTCGCCGCGCCCCGCGGCTACTGCGCGGGCGTGGACCGTGCCGTGATCGCCGTCGAGAAGGCGCTCGAGCAGTACGGGGCGCCGGTCTACGTACGCCACGAGATCGTGCACAACAAGTACGTCGTCCAGACCCTGGAGAAGAAGGGCGCCATCTTCGTCGAGCGGACGGAGGAGGTTCCCGAGGGCTCCATCGTGATGTTCTCGGCGCACGGCGTGGCTCCGGTGGTGCACGAGGAGGCGGCGCGCGGCAAGCTCGCGACGATCGACGCGACCTGCCCGCTGGTCACCAAGGTGCACAAGGAAGCCATCCGCTACGCGACCGAGGACTTCGACATCCTCCTCATCGGCCACGAGGGCCACGAGGAGGTCATCGGCACCTCGGGCGAGGCCCCGGACCACATCACGATCGTCGACGGCCCGCACGACGTGGCGAAGGTCGAGGTGCGCGACGAGTCCAAGGTCGTCTGGCTGTCGCAGACCACGCTCTCCGTCGACGAGACGATGGAGACGGTCGACGCGCTGAAGACCAAGTTCCCGCTGCTGGTCTCCCCGCCGAGCGACGACATCTGCTACGCCACCTCCAACCGCCAGGCCGCGGTCAAGGTCATGGGCGCCGACTCCGACCTGGTCATCGTCGTCGGGTCGAAGAACTCCTCGAACTCCATCCGCCTGGTCGAGGTCGCCCTCGACGCGGGCGCGCGCGCCGCGTACCTGGTCGACTTCGCGAGCGAGATCGACGAGGCCTGGCTGGACGGCGTCACCACGGTCGGCCTGACCTCGGGCGCGTCCGTGCCGGAGGTGCTGGTCGAGGAGGTCCTGGAGTGGCTGGCCCAGCGCGGCTACGCCGACGTGGAGATCGTCAAGACGGCCGAGGAGTCGATCGTCTTCTCGCTGCCGAAGGAGCTGCGCCGCGACCTGCGCGCCGAGGCCGCGGAACTGGTCGCCGACAAGTAA
- a CDS encoding APC family permease — MASATDSGKAAPTALRRSLGFRDLVVYGLLFIAPMAPVGVFGTLDAASHGAVALVYLAATVAMAFTAFSYAQMVRVAPQAGSVFTYARKGLGEGPGLIAGWMAMLDYLLIPAVAYLFSGIAMNALVPEVSRWVWTALAVVVTTLLNLWGVRAAARVGFAVLAMEILVLLVFLAAAVTVLVQDGPRRGWLSPLTGDGSLGFSVAAVLGAVSVAVLSYLGFDAIASFAEEVTGGSERVARAVLFCLALAGLLFVAQSYLAALLMPVSSAELAADPAGQGPAFYTAVESSVGTWLHDLVAVSKAVGAAFAALAGQAAAGRLLFAMARERRLPRLLARTSDGTPRPALLVAATITLVAAVWAARRADGLGHLVSVVDVGALVAFTLLHASVVGWFVVQRREGAPVWWKHLVVPVLGAAVTVAVIVEASWEAQLVGAVWLAAGLGVLLAQRGGGLGDLGDGPDGGP; from the coding sequence ATGGCGTCCGCTACGGATTCCGGCAAGGCGGCGCCCACCGCTCTGCGGCGGAGTCTGGGCTTCCGTGACCTGGTCGTCTACGGGCTGCTCTTCATCGCCCCCATGGCCCCGGTGGGGGTCTTCGGCACCCTCGACGCCGCCTCGCACGGCGCCGTCGCCCTCGTGTACCTGGCCGCGACGGTGGCGATGGCCTTCACGGCCTTCTCCTACGCGCAGATGGTGCGGGTCGCCCCGCAGGCCGGCTCGGTCTTCACCTACGCCCGCAAGGGCCTCGGCGAGGGGCCCGGGCTGATCGCCGGGTGGATGGCGATGCTCGACTACCTGCTGATCCCGGCGGTGGCGTACCTGTTCTCCGGGATCGCGATGAACGCCCTGGTCCCGGAGGTCTCGCGGTGGGTCTGGACGGCCCTGGCCGTGGTGGTCACGACCCTGCTCAACCTGTGGGGCGTACGGGCGGCCGCGCGGGTGGGCTTCGCCGTGCTGGCCATGGAGATCCTCGTCCTCCTCGTCTTCCTGGCCGCCGCGGTGACCGTACTGGTCCAGGACGGGCCTCGGCGCGGCTGGCTCTCGCCGCTGACCGGGGACGGTTCGCTGGGCTTCTCGGTGGCGGCCGTGCTGGGCGCGGTGTCCGTCGCGGTGCTGTCCTACCTCGGCTTCGACGCGATCGCCTCGTTCGCGGAGGAGGTGACGGGAGGCTCGGAGCGGGTGGCCCGCGCGGTGCTGTTCTGCCTGGCGCTGGCGGGGCTGCTGTTCGTGGCGCAGAGCTACCTGGCCGCGCTGCTCATGCCCGTATCTTCGGCGGAGCTCGCGGCGGATCCGGCGGGGCAGGGCCCGGCCTTCTACACCGCGGTGGAGTCCTCGGTCGGCACCTGGCTGCACGACCTGGTCGCGGTGAGCAAGGCGGTCGGGGCGGCCTTCGCGGCGCTGGCCGGGCAGGCGGCGGCCGGGCGGCTGCTGTTCGCGATGGCCCGGGAGCGCAGGCTGCCGCGCTTGCTGGCGCGCACTTCGGACGGGACCCCGCGGCCCGCGCTGCTGGTGGCGGCGACGATCACGCTGGTCGCGGCGGTGTGGGCGGCCCGGCGCGCCGACGGGCTCGGGCACCTGGTCTCGGTGGTGGACGTCGGGGCGCTGGTGGCCTTCACCCTGCTGCACGCGTCGGTGGTGGGCTGGTTCGTGGTCCAGCGGCGGGAGGGCGCCCCGGTGTGGTGGAAGCACCTGGTGGTGCCGGTGCTCGGCGCGGCGGTGACCGTCGCGGTGATCGTCGAGGCCTCGTGGGAGGCGCAGCTGGTGGGCGCGGTCTGGCTGGCGGCCGGCCTGGGAGTGCTCCTCGCTCAGCGCGGGGGCGGCCTGGGCGACCTGGGCGACGGCCCGGACGGGGGTCCGTAG
- the xseA gene encoding exodeoxyribonuclease VII large subunit — protein MGLNTSAEAPLPVGQVSRLIGGWIERLGQVWVEGQITQLSRRPGAGVVFLTLRDPSHDISVSVTCFRQVYDEVADAVSEGARVVVLAKPEWYAPRGQLSLRATEIRPVGIGELLARLERLKRSLAAEGLFALDRKKPLPFLPQLVGLVVGRASAAERDVLENARRRWPAVRFEVRNVAVQGVHAVPQVIQAVKELDALDEVDVIIVARGGGSVEDLLPFSDEEVVRAVAAARTPVVSAIGHEPDSPLLDLVADLRASTPTDAAKKVVPDVGEELERVRQLRERGLRAVRGLLDREERGLAHALGRPVFVHPQRMVETREDELEALLARSRRTLGHLLDRADSELRHTLARVVALSPAATLERGYAVLQREDGHVVRSPEEVSAGQVLHARVAQGSFSVSVEVAAPELAEPAAGPADGTG, from the coding sequence ATGGGTCTGAATACGTCGGCCGAGGCGCCGCTGCCGGTAGGCCAGGTGTCCCGGCTCATCGGGGGCTGGATCGAGCGCCTGGGCCAGGTGTGGGTGGAGGGGCAGATCACCCAGCTCTCGCGACGGCCGGGGGCGGGGGTGGTCTTCTTGACGTTGCGCGATCCCTCGCACGACATCTCGGTCAGCGTGACCTGCTTCCGCCAGGTCTACGACGAGGTCGCGGACGCGGTCTCGGAGGGCGCGCGGGTCGTCGTACTGGCCAAACCGGAGTGGTACGCCCCGCGCGGGCAGCTGTCCCTGCGGGCCACGGAGATACGGCCGGTCGGCATCGGGGAGCTGCTCGCGCGGCTGGAGCGGCTCAAGCGGTCCCTGGCCGCCGAGGGGCTGTTCGCGCTGGACCGCAAGAAGCCGCTGCCCTTCCTGCCGCAGCTGGTCGGCCTGGTGGTGGGGCGGGCCTCGGCGGCCGAGCGCGACGTTCTGGAGAACGCGCGGCGGCGCTGGCCGGCGGTCCGCTTCGAGGTGCGCAACGTGGCCGTTCAGGGTGTCCACGCGGTGCCGCAGGTGATCCAGGCGGTCAAGGAGCTCGACGCGCTGGACGAGGTCGACGTGATCATCGTGGCGCGCGGCGGCGGCAGCGTGGAGGACCTGCTGCCGTTCTCCGACGAGGAGGTCGTGCGGGCCGTCGCCGCGGCCCGTACCCCGGTGGTCTCGGCGATCGGCCACGAGCCGGACTCCCCGCTGCTGGACCTGGTCGCGGACCTGCGGGCCTCGACGCCCACGGACGCGGCGAAGAAGGTGGTCCCGGACGTGGGCGAGGAGCTGGAGCGGGTACGCCAGCTGCGCGAGCGGGGGCTGCGCGCCGTACGGGGGCTGCTCGACCGCGAGGAGCGGGGCCTCGCGCACGCCCTCGGCCGGCCCGTCTTCGTCCATCCGCAGCGGATGGTGGAGACCCGGGAGGACGAGCTGGAGGCGCTGCTGGCCCGCAGCCGCAGGACGCTGGGGCACCTGCTGGACCGGGCCGATTCTGAGCTCCGGCACACGCTGGCCCGGGTGGTGGCGCTGTCCCCCGCGGCGACCCTGGAGCGGGGGTACGCGGTGCTCCAGCGGGAGGACGGGCACGTGGTGCGCTCGCCGGAGGAGGTCTCGGCGGGCCAGGTGCTGCACGCGCGGGTGGCGCAGGGCTCCTTCTCCGTCTCCGTGGAGGTCGCGGCCCCAGAGCTCGCGGAACCCGCCGCCGGCCCGGCCGACGGCACCGGGTGA
- a CDS encoding exodeoxyribonuclease VII small subunit, which produces MPETETALGYEQARDELIEVVRKLEAGGTSLEDSLALWERGEELAKVCRHWLEGARARLDSALAARDGGAEPGRE; this is translated from the coding sequence ATGCCTGAGACGGAAACGGCGCTGGGGTACGAGCAGGCCAGGGACGAGCTCATCGAGGTCGTCCGCAAGCTGGAGGCGGGCGGCACCTCGCTGGAGGACTCGCTCGCGCTCTGGGAGCGAGGCGAGGAGCTGGCCAAGGTGTGCCGGCACTGGCTGGAGGGAGCCCGCGCCCGGCTGGACTCGGCGCTGGCGGCCCGCGACGGCGGGGCGGAGCCCGGGCGGGAGTGA
- a CDS encoding malonic semialdehyde reductase: MSLVLDSAAQDLLFREARTANSFSDEPVTEEQVQAIYDLVKYGPTAFNATPLRITLVRSPEARERLVKHLAEGNQAKTAAAPLVAILSADNEFHEELPHLLPHFPQAKDAFFSERPVREQSALLNAALQAAYFIVGVRAAGLAAGPMTGADFAGIQKEFLDADHTPLIVVNIGKPGEGAWFDRSPRLAFDQVVTTV; encoded by the coding sequence ATGTCTCTCGTTCTCGACTCCGCCGCACAGGACCTGCTGTTCCGCGAGGCCCGCACCGCCAACTCGTTCTCCGACGAGCCGGTGACCGAGGAGCAGGTCCAGGCCATCTACGACCTGGTGAAGTACGGCCCCACCGCTTTCAACGCGACCCCGCTGCGCATCACCCTGGTCCGCTCCCCCGAGGCCCGCGAGCGCCTCGTGAAGCACCTGGCCGAGGGCAACCAGGCCAAGACCGCCGCCGCGCCGCTGGTCGCGATCCTCTCCGCGGACAACGAGTTCCACGAGGAGCTCCCGCACCTGCTGCCGCACTTCCCGCAGGCGAAGGACGCCTTCTTCTCCGAGCGCCCGGTGCGCGAGCAGTCCGCGCTGCTGAACGCCGCCCTGCAGGCCGCCTACTTCATCGTCGGCGTCCGCGCCGCCGGTCTGGCCGCGGGCCCGATGACCGGCGCCGACTTCGCCGGCATCCAGAAGGAGTTCCTGGACGCCGACCACACCCCTCTGATCGTCGTCAACATCGGCAAGCCGGGCGAGGGCGCCTGGTTCGACCGCTCGCCGCGCCTGGCCTTCGACCAGGTCGTCACCACCGTCTGA
- a CDS encoding DUF4245 domain-containing protein, which produces MKGKQTVLDMVRSLAVIGLVVAGIYMFIPHDDKADPTRTVDYRVETTTARRAAPYPVAVPVGLAPDWRATSVSYDRKNADGWHLGFLDPEKQYVAVEQSSDASAKNIGKLTQRAEATGRTQQVGDQTWERWEGEKYDALVRQEQGYVTVVAGTAPFEQLGVLAAALEFKQGK; this is translated from the coding sequence ATGAAGGGCAAGCAGACGGTTCTGGACATGGTCCGCTCACTGGCGGTGATCGGGCTCGTCGTCGCGGGGATCTACATGTTCATCCCGCACGACGACAAGGCCGACCCGACGCGGACGGTCGACTACCGGGTGGAGACGACCACGGCCCGGCGCGCCGCGCCGTATCCCGTCGCCGTGCCCGTGGGGCTCGCCCCGGACTGGCGGGCGACCTCGGTCTCGTACGACCGCAAGAACGCCGACGGCTGGCACCTGGGCTTCCTCGACCCGGAGAAGCAGTACGTGGCGGTGGAGCAGTCCAGCGACGCCTCCGCCAAGAACATCGGCAAGCTCACCCAGCGGGCGGAGGCCACCGGCCGGACGCAGCAGGTCGGCGACCAGACCTGGGAGCGCTGGGAGGGCGAGAAGTACGACGCCCTCGTGCGCCAGGAGCAGGGCTACGTCACGGTCGTCGCCGGGACGGCCCCCTTCGAGCAGCTGGGCGTGCTCGCGGCGGCGCTGGAGTTCAAGCAGGGCAAGTAG
- the glpX gene encoding class II fructose-bisphosphatase, with protein sequence MTEHNLPPQLVVSPEAPDRNLALELVRVTEAAAMAAGRWVGRGDKLGADGAAVNAMRTLISTVSMNGVVVIGEGEKDEAPMLFNGERVGDGTGAEVDIAVDPIDGTTLNAKGMPNAIAVLAAADRGTMFDPSAVFYMEKLVTGPEAADFVDINAPASVNIRRVAKAKNMAVEDVTVVILDRPRHEGIVKEIRETGARIKFISDGDVAGSVMAVREGTGVDLLLGIGGTPEGIISACAIKCLGGTIQGKLWPKDDAERQKAIDAGHDLDRVLHTNDLVSGENVFFVATGITDGELLRGVHYRSETATTSSLVMRSKSGTIRQIDSTHRLSKLRAYSAIDFDRAQ encoded by the coding sequence ATGACCGAGCACAACCTGCCGCCCCAGCTCGTAGTCTCTCCGGAGGCCCCCGACCGCAATCTCGCCCTGGAACTCGTCCGCGTGACCGAGGCCGCAGCCATGGCCGCCGGCCGCTGGGTCGGGCGCGGTGACAAGCTCGGCGCCGACGGCGCCGCGGTCAACGCGATGCGGACCCTGATCTCCACCGTCTCGATGAACGGCGTCGTCGTCATCGGCGAGGGCGAGAAGGACGAAGCCCCGATGCTCTTCAACGGCGAGCGGGTCGGCGACGGCACCGGCGCCGAGGTCGACATCGCCGTGGACCCGATCGACGGCACCACCCTGAACGCCAAGGGCATGCCGAACGCCATCGCCGTCCTGGCCGCCGCCGACCGCGGAACCATGTTCGACCCGTCCGCGGTCTTCTACATGGAGAAGCTGGTCACCGGCCCCGAGGCCGCCGACTTCGTCGACATCAACGCCCCGGCCTCGGTGAACATCCGCCGGGTCGCCAAGGCCAAGAACATGGCCGTCGAGGACGTCACCGTGGTCATCCTGGACCGCCCCCGTCACGAGGGCATCGTCAAGGAGATCCGCGAGACCGGCGCCCGGATCAAGTTCATCTCGGACGGCGACGTCGCGGGCTCGGTCATGGCGGTGCGCGAGGGCACCGGCGTGGACCTGCTCCTCGGCATCGGCGGCACCCCCGAGGGCATCATCTCGGCCTGCGCCATAAAGTGCCTCGGCGGCACCATCCAGGGCAAGCTGTGGCCGAAGGACGACGCCGAGCGCCAGAAGGCGATCGACGCGGGCCACGACCTGGACCGGGTCCTGCACACCAACGACCTGGTGTCCGGCGAGAACGTCTTCTTCGTCGCCACCGGCATCACGGACGGCGAGCTGCTGCGCGGCGTCCACTACCGCTCGGAGACCGCGACCACGTCCTCGCTGGTCATGCGCTCGAAGTCGGGCACGATCCGGCAGATCGACTCGACGCACCGCCTCTCGAAGCTGCGCGCGTACAGCGCGATCGACTTCGACCGCGCGCAGTAG
- a CDS encoding WhiB family transcriptional regulator — protein sequence MQVAAVQSLQGRQAAVPKPRVPARVEDGPWHAEAVCRRDEAGLFFAPSKEPTAARLSREEAAKRVCARCPVMVACREHALLQPEPYGVWGGLTAAERRVVLARMRRRAAELRQAPGAGPIAAAG from the coding sequence CTGCAGGTTGCCGCCGTCCAGAGTCTTCAGGGGCGTCAGGCCGCCGTGCCGAAGCCGCGGGTGCCGGCCAGGGTGGAGGACGGCCCATGGCACGCGGAGGCGGTGTGCCGCCGCGACGAGGCGGGGCTCTTCTTCGCTCCCTCCAAGGAGCCGACCGCGGCGCGGCTCTCCCGCGAGGAGGCCGCCAAGCGCGTCTGCGCCCGCTGCCCGGTGATGGTCGCCTGCCGGGAGCACGCACTGCTCCAGCCCGAGCCGTACGGGGTCTGGGGCGGGCTGACCGCGGCCGAGCGCCGGGTGGTGCTGGCGCGGATGCGGCGCAGGGCGGCGGAACTGCGCCAGGCCCCTGGGGCCGGGCCGATCGCCGCCGCGGGCTGA
- a CDS encoding DUF1707 domain-containing protein, which yields MDLEKHPAAPAPAELRASDADRDRIAQILADALAEGRLTSDEHSERLDSLYAVKTVGELEVLVRDLPAPGASHTPPGYAASASAPADYTENVVAVCSSSARKGRWRPGAHTRAVSVMGDIAIDLTEAVFAQQVTEINVVCVLGNVEVLVPENVTLRGYGSGFLGNFEVRGESRAETDPQAPVVIVRGFSLLGNIEARPKPGARLVDLALKLRKRLEG from the coding sequence GTGGACCTGGAAAAGCACCCCGCCGCCCCCGCCCCCGCCGAGCTGCGCGCCTCCGACGCCGACCGGGACCGGATCGCGCAGATCCTCGCCGACGCCCTAGCCGAAGGCCGGCTGACCTCCGACGAGCACTCCGAGCGCCTGGACTCGCTGTACGCCGTCAAGACGGTGGGCGAGCTGGAGGTGCTCGTACGAGACCTGCCCGCGCCCGGCGCGAGCCACACCCCGCCCGGGTACGCGGCGTCCGCGTCCGCGCCGGCCGACTACACCGAGAACGTCGTGGCCGTGTGCAGCAGCTCCGCCCGCAAGGGCCGCTGGCGGCCGGGCGCGCACACCCGCGCGGTCTCCGTCATGGGCGACATCGCCATCGACCTGACGGAGGCGGTCTTCGCCCAGCAGGTCACCGAGATCAACGTGGTCTGCGTGCTCGGCAACGTCGAGGTGCTGGTCCCGGAGAACGTCACCCTGCGCGGCTACGGCAGCGGCTTCCTCGGCAACTTCGAGGTGCGCGGCGAGAGCCGCGCGGAAACCGACCCGCAGGCGCCGGTGGTGATCGTCCGGGGCTTCTCCCTGCTGGGCAACATCGAGGCGCGGCCCAAGCCCGGCGCCCGCCTGGTCGACCTGGCGCTCAAGTTGCGCAAGCGCCTGGAGGGCTGA
- a CDS encoding fumarate hydratase, whose amino-acid sequence MPEFAYTDLLPLGEDTTPYRLVTAEGVSTFEADGRTFLKVEPEALRKLAEEAIHDIQHFLRPAHLAQLRRIIDDPEASSNDKFVALDLLKNANIAAAGVLPMCQDTGTAIVMGKRGQNVLTEGADEAALSRGIYDAYTRLNLRYSQMAPVTMWEEKNTGSNLPAQIELYATDGGAYKFLFMAKGGGSANKSFLYQETKAVLNEASMMKFLEEKIRSLGTAACPPYHLAIVVGGTSAEHALKTAKYASAHYLDELPTEGSALGHGFRDLELEQQVFELTQKIGIGAQFGGKYFCHDVRVVRLPRHGASLPVAIAVSCSADRQATAKITAEGVFLEQLETDPARFLPDTTDSHLDEASDVVSIDLNQPMDDILATLTEHPVKTRLSLTGPLVVARDIAHAKIKELLDSGAEMPQYLKDHPVYYAGPAKTPEGYASGSFGPTTAGRMDSYVEQFQAAGGSKVMLAKGNRSQQVTDACGTHGGFYLGSIGGPAARLAQDCIKKVEVLEYEELGMEAVWKIEVEDFPAFIVVDDKGNDFFTSREPAQPTFTSIPVRGPGLG is encoded by the coding sequence ATGCCGGAGTTCGCGTACACCGACCTGCTGCCCCTGGGCGAGGACACCACCCCCTACCGGCTGGTGACCGCCGAGGGCGTGTCCACCTTCGAGGCGGACGGCCGTACGTTCCTCAAGGTGGAGCCCGAGGCGCTGCGCAAGCTCGCCGAAGAGGCCATCCACGACATCCAGCACTTCCTGCGCCCCGCCCACCTCGCGCAGCTGCGCCGCATCATCGACGACCCCGAGGCCTCCTCGAACGACAAGTTCGTGGCTTTGGACCTGCTGAAGAACGCGAACATCGCGGCGGCCGGCGTCCTGCCGATGTGCCAGGACACGGGCACCGCGATCGTGATGGGCAAGCGCGGCCAGAACGTGCTGACGGAGGGCGCCGACGAGGCAGCCCTGTCCCGCGGCATCTACGACGCCTACACCCGCCTGAACCTGCGCTACTCGCAGATGGCCCCGGTCACCATGTGGGAGGAGAAGAACACCGGCTCGAACCTGCCCGCGCAGATCGAGCTGTACGCGACCGACGGCGGCGCGTACAAGTTCCTCTTCATGGCCAAGGGCGGCGGCTCGGCCAACAAGTCCTTCCTCTACCAGGAGACCAAGGCGGTCCTCAACGAGGCCTCCATGATGAAGTTCCTGGAGGAGAAGATCCGCTCGCTCGGTACGGCGGCCTGCCCGCCCTACCACCTGGCGATCGTCGTCGGCGGCACCTCCGCCGAGCACGCGCTCAAGACCGCGAAGTACGCCTCGGCCCACTACTTGGACGAGCTGCCGACCGAGGGCTCCGCGCTGGGCCACGGCTTCCGCGACCTGGAGCTGGAGCAGCAGGTCTTCGAGCTCACCCAGAAGATCGGCATCGGCGCGCAGTTCGGCGGCAAGTACTTCTGCCACGACGTGCGCGTCGTCCGCCTCCCCCGCCACGGCGCCTCGCTGCCCGTCGCGATCGCCGTGTCCTGCTCGGCCGACCGCCAGGCCACCGCGAAGATCACCGCCGAGGGCGTGTTCCTGGAGCAGCTGGAGACCGACCCGGCACGCTTCCTGCCGGACACCACGGACTCGCACCTGGACGAGGCCTCCGACGTCGTCTCCATCGACCTGAACCAGCCGATGGACGACATCCTGGCGACGCTGACCGAGCACCCGGTCAAGACCCGCCTCTCCCTGACCGGCCCGCTGGTCGTGGCGCGCGACATCGCGCACGCCAAGATCAAGGAACTGCTGGACTCGGGCGCGGAGATGCCGCAGTACCTGAAGGACCACCCGGTCTACTACGCCGGCCCCGCGAAGACCCCCGAGGGCTACGCATCGGGCTCCTTCGGCCCGACCACGGCCGGCCGCATGGACAGCTACGTCGAGCAGTTCCAGGCGGCGGGCGGCTCCAAGGTCATGCTGGCCAAGGGCAACCGCTCCCAGCAGGTGACGGACGCCTGCGGCACCCACGGCGGCTTCTACCTCGGCTCGATCGGCGGCCCGGCGGCGCGCCTGGCGCAGGACTGCATCAAGAAGGTCGAGGTCCTGGAGTACGAGGAGCTCGGCATGGAGGCGGTCTGGAAGATCGAGGTCGAGGACTTCCCGGCCTTCATCGTCGTGGACGACAAGGGCAACGACTTCTTCACCTCACGTGAACCCGCGCAGCCGACGTTCACCAGCATCCCGGTACGCGGTCCCGGCCTCGGCTGA